The genomic stretch TATAACACTAATCATAAAAGATCTAGTAATACTGTCACACACGAAGCACTGAATGACGTTTAGGCCTTAATCATCCACATCGTTCCCCTGATTAAGTGTAAACATCCCCAAATGACCGACAGCGCAGTGTGACTGAGCCGAGGCCTTTTGCTAATGAACCACTATAATCAACATTCAGATGTAAACTCTTCCAGTGGCACATGACATGTTTATAACCCTTTTCCCCCTTATATCTGCGTTGTTAGTTGTAATTTAAGTGGTTGCTGTTGCAGCGTGTGTATTTATACTCCTCTAGCTGGTCGTTCTCTAAGGAGATTCTgatgtaaatgtactttactgtaGATGGCTTCATGTATAAAGAGTAGAAAATGGTTCATTTACTTTTATGAGTGTAATTTATATGAACAAATATTACCACATTCAATAACTCTGAACTTTCCAGTTTGATTCATTTCTAATACCACGATAAATTGAAATACTGTAACACACTGGATGTTTACTGGATCTGTGCTCACTACTGTAAATGTTTAACcattgaaataaatacagatacTTCCAGTTTATGTTGTGTTGAATGAATGACTCGGTTATTATTTTAGAGTTTATTGTGAAAAAGTCAAACACTGTGTATTTTATGGTAAAGACATCAAAGCTACATATGTACAGATTTGTCAGTTCTGTCTTCTCTACAGTTTCTACAGCTAACATTTCTTCAGCTGTGGTCTGAATTTAAACTGGGTCATGaccttgtttctgtttgtcccCACATGAAAGTGAACTATAAGCGTCCTCTCAGTCCCTCAGAGTCAAAATTAAAATCACCCAGATATGTCAAAATGAGGGTGAGAGCACTTCAGAGAACATCTTCACTCCATTTTGTGGCACAGTTAGACATGAAAGTAATATGTACACACTATCTACATGTTGGATTTATAATTACAGTGAACTTTCAGGCTTTTTCTGTTGAGTCAGCTGCGTCCGTTGATGTGACACTTGTTGCTTGTTATCATCGGCTCCTGGGACtccttcctgctcctctgcagCTTTGGCATGATCGGAGGTGCAGGGTGACTCACAGTAACGTGGCTGCTTCTGTCTGGCTGCAGATCAAACAGAAAAGCGTGTTGATGCAAACACTTTATGACGgcaaaaagtattttttgagaATCAAGGAAACCATGACCGGCTATACGAAAGAAGAGTTTGTCCCATAACTTCTTGTATCTGCTATATAATCCCAAGGAAGCTCAAAATAATCTGTACTTTTGATCTCAAACAAGTCTGTACAAGTAGATTTTCATACCAAACTAAGATAGGAAAGTTGTGAACAGAACTAATAAACACTGCAGCATGTAGTATAATATGGTTAGCATCAATAGGCTGGAAACAGTGGCTGGGATCCTCTTTAATAGACAGTTGCTAATTGACACATCCTGCAGATATGGAGCAACATAAACATTTATGTGGAGTGATGTAAGTCAAATGATCACTGTCCTTTTAGCTCTGCTTTGGTCTGCAGGAAGTGTCTGGTTCTTTAGccgctaaatgctccactgtgttcactagctgtgtgtcattttgtcctgggcaggtagtgtacagtagGTTATTGGAGCTTATTTGCTGAAAATGATCGCCTGCTGCATTTGGAGACATTCTAATCATCATTACACATATTCATTTGATGCACTGTGaatacaaaaatatcaattataGCAGCCTAAGTCTTTGctattttcctgaaaaatgctgaatagtTGTCTGATGTCTCCCTCCAACCTCTAAAAACTAGTCAAATGGATAATCTGAGAGGCAAATTACAGACATTGACCTGCTCTCAGCACATAACCCACATATCACTGGGCTGAAACATGCAACACCACCAGTATGGTCCTTTATATTATATCGCCCAGTATATACAATTATAAACCAGGCTTCAGGTAGGATTCATATTTGGGTGAGttgattaataataaaaactgtaaaggtgcaatatgtatgaaATGTAGTTTGAAACATTATCAACAGTTACCAGTTAGCAAAAGCCCATTCCTGTCCAACattcctgtgctagtggtgcTTCAAGATCCCAGTTTGAACCACTAAATACATGGCTAAtagagctaactagctaatagcagcttcagttagcagcatttagcagTTACTCATGGTGAATTCGACAAgaggccaattcttacatattgcgctTTTAAATCTGTATTACAGCcgtatatattttttcttacttAATAATAGATCAAGTTATTAAGTGTAAATGAATCACATACAgtcatacaatgtacaatgtaGTGAAACTTGTTCTCTGCATTCAACACAACCCTGAGAAGCAGTAGGCAGCCAACGTACAGCAGCCAGGGACCAGctaaaggtcagaggtcaggccTTGGTCAAAGGCACCGACTGGAGAATATACATGTGTTGATGGCGGGGAAACCAGAGCACCCAGACGAAACCCAAGTAAGTAAAATgtaaactccacacagaaaggccctaCACCAGCTGGGATACTGTGCCACCGTGCTGCCCATATATTCACCACCTCTTCAGTTCCCCTGAGCTCTTCTCAGCtcttttagcctcttttagcatTGTGTTAAGGTCCATGAATTATCCTTCACCAACttcttattcattcattattcatactTTGTACTTTAAGATGTCACACAGCACTGACAGTCTAACCTGCTGTAGTTGAAAGATCCAGTTCCAATAATCCTCCTGACAGACACAAGAGATCAGCAGCGGCTCCATCAGCtcacctgaaacacaacagagatcATATCAAACCAAAGTATTCCTCACTGCACTGAGTCtcgctttaaaggtgcaatatgtaagaactggccacatGTTGAGTATGTTGTTCatacaaatagggggcagtgtACCAACTGTCActgctgttagctaattagctcagttagcaatGCACCTAGCAGTCCAAatgggagcttggagcacttGGGAGGTGACAGTGTTTACTCTGCTGGCACAGGAGTTTTGGACCAGGTCAAGCCGtcgctagctggttagcatgctaaacatgctttgcaACACATAGCACGTCATAAACTTCAAAAatgttattccttcacattctgttgataatgttggtTAAGTGTTGGATGTtttcaacaaacattttttccatattgcacctttaatccaATGCAATGTTTAGAAAAAAAGGTATTGATGTCACATGTTCATACCTATCAGCTCAAACTCCAGCCGTCCAGGCAGGGCTGACCTCTCCACTGCTTTGATGCTGTGTCGGGGCAACCTGCCCTGTTACAAAGGATATGGgggaaaaataaattatttaagaaGTTGAACCATGATTGTACAACAAGAACctcattttcttcctttcttctgaCTCAGATCCACTGAGTGATGTTGTGGGCGGCAGGTGTGAGTTACAAAATGTTCCACCCATGTTATATGTCATCGTGTCAAAAGAACAAGCACGGTGTAAAGATTAGCGGGACACGTAGCCTTGCCACAGTGGTGGACGAGGTATTATTATGGATTTTTCCCATAGAGTCATTTTACACTACCTCATATCTTATATTCAGACGCTTGTTGTcgactgacagcagcaggacgtCTTGAGGGAAGAGAACCATCAGTCTCTCCTGGAGTCCCTGTGAGAACAAAGCCAACAATGTCTCTATTATTGTTGTAAACTGTCAGATACAGATAATACAACTGACAAAATACTGtgacacagaaaataatctctctATAATATTGTATGGATTGGATATTTACCATATTCACATGTGCCACAAGTTGCATTTTAAAGAATTATTGCAGTTTATTTCAACTTGTGTCACATTTTTGAGATATACTAATGTGGTTACGTTGTACTTGTTTAAGTGTTGCCGCCTGTGTGTCTCCCTTCATTATAACAAACTACAGTAATTCTTGTGTTAATGTCACCATGTTCCCAGGGATCAGCACTAAACATTGTGATTACAATGTTAATAAACCagatttatcatttatcatatatacatattttctctgttaatttgagaaaatattacagtttctgttaaataaatgtcacCATCCTTGAGAGCGATGTCAGCCGCTACAGTGAATGACACATTGTATGCCAGCAGGTCAAATTTAACATGAAACCTGACTTACTTAAAATTACGTTTTatgatacaaaagaaaaaacggTGCAAACTGGTGAAAAGCCACATTTGTTTTGCTATTCTAACAAAACAAGCTTGATGTGATGACATTCTTCCATCATTTCAACACACGAGTTGTGTAGCTGTGCCATCAAATAATTGTTTAGCACGTGtaaaatagaatttttttttgattCCAGGAAAACAAAACTTCTAATGTCAAGATTTTGTGATCATCATGAGActataaaacatacaaaaagaaTAACACACAAGTCATCTCTGGTCTTCTATATGTGTTTGACTGGCAAACACTGACATGTTGTAGTTATTAATACAGTGTGAGAGTATTTATtacctgtctctgtgtgttgatGATATGGACCATCGATATGCAGCCCGGCTGACCCATGTGCTGTATTGGCGAGCCCTCCCACTGCCATATCGGGGCTTGTAGTAAGTAATTTTTCAGTTCTTCTCTTTTCCAGTGCTCATCGCAGGGTAACTAGGGGAGAAATATTGCATTCAATCATTTTACCACCAAAAACATTGAAAgcttttatgctttttcatgcaCAGTTGTAACCAGATAAACAACAGTTAGTCATTACTAGATAGGAGAGAGCGCAGTGGGAGGGACTCATGGGTTGTGTCATAGACTTGCATCTCCTCTCTTCTATGTGTTTTATCCACTTCTGTAAGTCTGCAGCACTGGAACATACGAAGACCTTGGAATCCATCATTGGAcctggaagaaaaacataacTCATGCTCAGTGCTTTACACTGCATCCCCATGTCTTAGCTGAACTTGGTAATTTCCACTGACTCACTGCTGATCTCAAACATGTGTGGTGAATGCGACGTGTCAGGGTCCACGGAGACGGCTTGTAAGGAAAGTCCAGAGAGGGGAAGGATGCCCTGCGAGACAAGAGAAGGCAAAACTTAAAAATCATGTCTGTCATTGTGCTTCAGCGTTTTTAAAGAGACTATTATgcaggaaaacaacacaaacatcaacacGGGTTGTCATTATTCTGCAGTATTAGTACTTGTTACATCAAATGAGATGTGTCAGTTCATGTCACGTCTACATGTTAAACCATCTCTTACATgcgtaaattaaaaaatgtcaaattcacTGCATTGGCTTGATGGTGATGCTATGTTTTAAATTCTAGAGAAAAATGTGTATGTGAACTTGGGCCTAAGACAACGCAGTGCAAATTAATAATCCatccacatacagtacatggaaacattttaaagttaaaattcCCTATTAATGACGCAATATAAGATACCGTCCAATGACAAAGTCTGATCTCCAGTCAAATAATGTTGCCCTCCATTCAGAATTGCCACCCAGCGGTGCGGGTTAAGGTCGGTAGATGACACACGTCAATAGGAATCAGACTTCAACATGACACCGGATAAAATACGTCAGATAATTGAAGAAAACGTGCCATTTAACTCCCTTGTTCTATCAGTTCTGATTActtttttacatgtaaatatttaatcatacACATTTTACAGTAACTTCAAACTTAAGTACAAAATTGAAAGTTAAACGCACAAAGCAGAGTGTAGAAGTCAGTGGTTTTGGAGCTTGACATATACCAGGAACTAAAAGTCATGATTCTGGTCAGTTTTGATTTGACGAATATACTGACAGTTGCATTATTACTCAGCTTTTTCAGGTGAATTGGGTACTGTCTAAAAAAAGCCAGTCTACTGAGTACTCTTAACATAAATGCCACCTTTTAGTTTTtagcacatacatacacacgtTCATGAGCTAACAGTATTTTATTCTGACAaaattttcaaatgtaattagGCTTTATACAGTTTTTTGATTATGAGAGCCAGTCGAAGAATGTATCTTTAAAGATGTTTCCTACAAGGCATATAACACATTTGTTGGCTTTTGATGAAACTTTATAAAAATCCACCATCTTAAAAATCTTGAAGTGTTCAATAGGAAACACCTTTgtttcataaaaaacaaatggtcTCATATTCAATGATTctgccacttgggggcagcagaacaagGCGTAAACGCCTCACTGACATACAGCATTATCACGTTAAAGCTGTGATGGCTGCTGAATTAGACAACATTTGTAATTTACACATCCAGAAGATACAGAGGAACATTAGCGTTGTAATCGAGAATGCATGTCCACTTTTCACTCAACTTTTTTGTAGTTCACTGTGGAGCTGccgagggaaatatctgtctctctcGCGGCCTAATGCTCCATTATGGTCAAAAGGTAGTTGCTAACTTTCTTCTGTCctctgtttggtgctgagcacGTAGTTTACAGTGACCTTATCagaataacattttgaaaacagctgcctgttgcTGCTGAAGATGAAATCAATGAGTACTATAAACAAAAACGTTATTTAGAGCTGAGGACAACTGCATAGCTGAGTCACAGTGATGACACCTTTCACTGTCATAGTCATTTGATCTGTGTTGTGGTTAAAGATTACCAGACAGCTTACAAACATCTTTCAGCTGACCAAGTATAAATATAACTTAATCAGTTGTTTGGTTTCATGTCCTGTGTTCATTTTCGGGGACCTCTGTTTTGAGACTACTAGCGTTGGTTTGTCTGtaacttgtttgaaatgtatcCACTCATAACCACTGTATTACATTTTGGGgtaattgtctttttaaagCGAAATTTACAAAGAATACCTCATAAATGAAGTCTTGTCGAGAGTGGTCCAGGGAGAGGATCAGCAGGTGGAAAGAGAACAACACCAGGAAGTGTTCACTGGATCCCTGAAGGACCAAACAAAGACGTGGCACAGATTTAACACCAGAAAAGCTAAACATAATGCAGCACACTGACTCCTGATCATTAATTCATCGTGTTCAGTtctcagacagtttgatcagaggCTCCATCAACTGTATGCTCATGTCTTATGTTAAGAACAAGAAAAGGTGTAGCTTTAAAGACAGAAGTTAGTCTTTTAATCAGTTTGGGGTATTGTATTGATGAAGCACTGATGGAGCCACACCTCATAACTCCCAGCTGACTCCCGTGGGTGGTGCCATGTTACCTGTGTGTAGCTGTTGTAGAGGGACACCAGGGAGGAGTGGATGATCTCTCCATACATGTGGGGAGGTTGGCCCTCCCATTCCCTGATTGGCTGCTTGGAGTAAATCCTGTGGTGCAACTCTTCTCTGCTCCTGCCCCATAGCACCACCTACAGACACAAAACTGCATCAGCACATGTCTCTTGATTATAATATGtagttttgaatattttgttgCTCTTCTAGTGGGCGGCCATTTTCCCTAATTTCTTATAAACCTTGTATGTTGCTGTAATTACCgtgcatgctgtgtgtgttttgttttacacgCACCACACCAGTATTTATATGTGGCCACATGTGATGAGTCATGCATTGCTCAGCAAATTGGAGATTGTTTCACTGTAGCAAGCGTctagtgtttgttgtttgggCAAGATGTTGCACAATTCAGGGGAATTTGATATCTAAAATTAAAATACCGTCTGTTCTTCTAGACATAAATGCATGAGGACcgtgttgttttgttctctAGGAGTTTGGCTGCTCATTCAAGTGGAAAGAAGTGTAAAAACTCCAgtttgtgctgcagtgtttcctcctcctttgtTTCCCGTAAAGTTTGAATCACACCAAACAGAGGATGCAGAATCTCTCAGTTCTGTCATGGAAAttcatacagtgtgtttacagcgTGTCTGGCCTCAACACAAATAACAGCACTGACTGGAAACTGTTGATATTCATGTGTGGCACATCTCGCCACACTCTGCTTGTGCACAAAAAAGTGTCAAAGTGTTTGCCATAATGAGCCACACGTTGTGTTCTGACTGTGAACACTGCACCATGAAGTTTCCGCTTGTCTTTTTTCAATGTCCTGCACACCACACACTCATCAcacactcatcacacacacatagtgacCTCTTGTTCCAGGTGTCGTACTGAAGGGTagcgtggtggtggtggtggtggtggcagcgGCGGTGGTAGTGGCTTCTGCTCGTCCCTGCTGTTCCTCACTGACAGCTGAAGCCTGGTTTCTCCCAGACTCCACACcctgaatacacacacatgttaaCACAGTTAATCAGTGAGGACTGTCACGTAGCAGCAGTCAATGCTGAGGCCACAGTGGCTCAGTGGTTAGCTCGGTGGCCTCATTGTAGCGCGGATGTGGGTTCAGCTACTGGTCCTTGTTGTACAGTGTGAATATTTGAGTTTACGTTCTGTTTGGTCCAAAAACGTGTGTGTCAGGCAGACAGGAAGCTAAACTGTCCATGATTGTGAGCtcctgtttgtatgtgtttcatGATGGTGAGCCTAAAAGAAGATATACTGTATAGAGACTGATGAGCAATAGGACATATCACAATTTAAATGACTTGTCTTGACCCCCCTGCAGCCCAGCAGCAGCCAGACATAATCAGATTACAGACGTCAGAGCAGAGACAGTCCCGCCTGCTGACCCTTCACCAATATATTTTGCAGCCTTTGTCCATCACAGACATAAGACCATACATTAGTTTGTACCACATATTAACTTTAAACTGGTTTTGATGATAGACAGATGATGTGCAGCTATCATCTTAACATTTAGATTGGGAAGCAGATAAGCCATATTAAATACACTAACTTTTGATCATTTCATTACATTGCCAGTATCAAACCCATCCATAAATGTCTGAATACGCAGCTGAGTGACACCTCGCTCTTGTTCGGTGCCCTTTGGTAAAGCCtctgtaacactttataataaccatcattaataaatgggaggtttatagttaattaaactttagttaatagttaattaaacttgagTTAATAGTTACTGTAATTCAATGAAATAccttataaaccatttattaagaaTTGTTAATTGTAAAATTCCAACTGATGTTtgtaatactttgtaaa from Pagrus major chromosome 7, Pma_NU_1.0 encodes the following:
- the LOC141000087 gene encoding probable pleckstrin homology domain-containing family N member 1 — its product is MGCCSVTQRHTGVDEVGPDEIELLELSGDNLGVWSLGETRLQLSVRNSRDEQKPLPPPLPPPPPPPRYPSVRHLEQEVVLWGRSREELHHRIYSKQPIREWEGQPPHMYGEIIHSSLVSLYNSYTQGSSEHFLVLFSFHLLILSLDHSRQDFIYEGILPLSGLSLQAVSVDPDTSHSPHMFEISSPMMDSKVFVCSSAADLQKWIKHIEERRCKSMTQPMSPSHCALSYLLPCDEHWKREELKNYLLQAPIWQWEGSPIQHMGQPGCISMVHIINTQRQGLQERLMVLFPQDVLLLSVDNKRLNIRYEGRLPRHSIKAVERSALPGRLEFELIGELMEPLLISCVCQEDYWNWIFQLQQPDRSSHVTVSHPAPPIMPKLQRSRKESQEPMITSNKCHINGRS